A genomic window from Camelina sativa cultivar DH55 chromosome 2, Cs, whole genome shotgun sequence includes:
- the LOC104718247 gene encoding 3,9-dihydroxypterocarpan 6A-monooxygenase-like isoform X2, whose product MSPISTLFTDNTILMNVKPYAILVLIATLSILWYRFKRSPHPPLPPGPRGLPIVGNLPFLDPNLHTYFTNLAQSHGPIYKLNLGSKLTVVVNTPALAREILKDQDINFSNHDVPLTARTLTYGGLDLVWLPYGAEWRILRKVCVLKLLSRKTLDSFYELRRKEIRERTRYLYQKGQEESPVNVGDQIFLTMMNLTMNMLWGGSVKAEEMESVGTEFKGVISEITRLLGEPNVSDFFPMLARFDLQGLVKKMHVCAQELDAILDRAIEQMQRLRSRDGDDGECKDFLQHLMKLKEQEADTEVPITVNHVKAVLMDMVVGGTDTSTNTIEFAMAELIRKPELMKRAQQELDEVVGNNNIVEESHIARLPYIVAIMKETLRLYPTIPLLVPHRPTETAVVGGYTIPKNTKIFINAWCIQRDPNVWKNPTEFRPERFLDDKSCDFNGTDYRFLPFGSGRRICAGIALAERMVLYTLATLLHSFEWKIPEGHVLDLEEKFGIVLKLKTPLVALPVPRLSNSNLYL is encoded by the exons ATGTCTCCTATTTCAACTCTCTTCACCGACAACACAATATTGATGAATGTCAAACCTTACGCAATTCTCGTTCTCATCGCTACCTTATCGATTCTGTGGTACCGCTTCAAACGCTCTCCCCATCCGCCTCTACCACCTGGACCGCGAGGGCTACCTATCGTCGGGAACCTTCCGTTTCTTGACCCGAATCTTCACACCTACTTCACAAACCTTGCTCAAAGTCACGGTCCAATCTACAAACTCAATCTTGGTTCAAAACTAACCGTCGTGGTCAACACTCCAGCACTAGCTCGAGAGATCTTGAAAGACCAGGACATCAATTTCTCAAACCATGACGTCCCTCTCACGGCCCGAACCCTTACTTATGGCGGTCTCGACCTTGTTTG GTTACCATACGGAGCCGAATGGAGAATTCTTAGAAAGGTTTGTgttctcaagcttcttagccgCAAAACTTTGGATTCTTTCTACGAGCTCCGACGCAAAGAAATCCGGGAAAGAACGAGGTATTTGTACCAGAAAGGTCAGGAAGAATCACCGGTGAACGTCGGAGACCAGATCTTTTTAACGATGATGAATCTTACGATGAATATGTTATGGGGAGGTTCGGTGAAAGCTGAGGAAATGGAGAGTGTTGGAACAGAGTTTAAAGGAGTTATTTCTGAAATAACTAGGCTTTTGGGAGAGCCtaatgtttctgattttttccCAATGCTAGCTAGATTCGATCTTCAAGGTCTTGTGAAGAAGATGCATGTGTGTGCTCAAGAACTCGATGCGATACTTGATCGAGCCATTGAGCAGATGCAACGACTAAGAAGTAgggatggtgatgatggtgaatgTAAAGACTTTTTGCAACATTTGATGAAGTTAAAGGAACAAGAAGCTGACACGGAGGTTCCCATTACTGTTAACCATGTCAAAGCCGTACTCATG gaTATGGTAGTTGGCGGTACAGATACATCAACGAACACAATCGAGTTTGCGATGGCCGAACTAATAAGAAAGCCAGAGTTGATGAAGAGAGCGCAACAAGAGCTAGACGAAGTTGTAGGCAACAACAACATAGTTGAAGAATCACACATCGCTAGACTTCCTTACATAGTAGCCATTATGAAAGAAACACTTAGACTTTATCCAACCATTCCTTTGCTTGTCCCTCATCGTCCAACTGAAACCGCGGTTGTGGGAGGCTACACCATCCCTAAAAACACTAAGATCTTCATCAACGCTTGGTGTATTCAGAGAGACCCAAATGTGTGGAAGAATCCAACTGAG TTTCGTCCCGAGAGGTTTCTTGATGATAAGTCTTGTGATTTCAATGGAACTGATTATAGGTTTCTTCCATTTGGATCTGGAAGGAGAATTTGTGCGGGTATAGCACTTGCCGAGCGGATGGTTTTGTACACTCTTGCAACGCTACTGCATTCTTTCGAATGGAAAATTCCGGAAGGTCACGTGTTGGATTTGGAAGAGAAGTTTGGGATTGTCTTAAAGCTCAAGACACCTCTTGTTGCCTTGCCCGTTCCGAGGTTGTCCAATTCGAATCTTTATTTGTAA
- the LOC104718247 gene encoding flavonoid 3'-monooxygenase-like isoform X4 encodes MSPISTLFTDNTILMNVKPYAILVLIATLSILWYRFKRSPHPPLPPGPRGLPIVGNLPFLDPNLHTYFTNLAQSHGPIYKLNLGSKLTVVVNTPALAREILKDQDINFSNHDVPLTARTLTYGGLDLVWLPYGAEWRMLRKVCVLKLLSRKTLDSFYELRRKEIRERTRYLYQKGQEESPVNVGDQIFLTMMNLTMNMLWGGSVKAEEMESVGTEFKGVISEITRLLGEPNVSDFFPMLARFDLQGLVKKMHVCAQELDAILDRAIEQMQRLRSRDGDDGECKDFLQHLMKLKEQEADTEVPITVNHVKAVLMDMVVGGTDTSTNTIEFAMAELIRKPELMKRAQQELDEVVGNNNIVEESHIARLPYIVAIMKETLRLYPTIPLLVPHRPTETAVVGGYTIPKNTKIFINAWCIQRDPNVWKNPTEFRPERFLDDKSCDFNGTDYRFLPFGSGRRICAGIALAERMVLYTLATLLHSFEWKIPEGHVLDLEEKFGIVLKLKTPLVALPVPRLSNSNLYL; translated from the exons ATGTCTCCTATTTCAACTCTCTTCACCGACAACACAATATTGATGAATGTCAAACCTTACGCAATTCTCGTTCTCATCGCTACCTTATCGATTCTGTGGTACCGCTTCAAACGCTCTCCCCATCCGCCTCTACCACCTGGACCGCGAGGGCTACCTATCGTCGGGAACCTTCCGTTTCTTGACCCGAATCTTCACACCTACTTCACAAACCTTGCTCAAAGTCACGGTCCAATCTACAAACTCAATCTTGGTTCAAAACTAACCGTCGTGGTCAACACTCCAGCACTAGCTCGAGAGATCTTGAAAGACCAGGACATCAATTTCTCAAACCATGACGTCCCTCTCACGGCCCGAACCCTTACTTATGGCGGTCTCGACCTTGTTTGGTTACCATACGGTGCCGAATGGAGAATGCTTAGAAAG GTTTGTgttctcaagcttcttagccgCAAAACTTTGGATTCTTTCTACGAGCTCCGACGCAAAGAAATCCGGGAAAGAACGAGGTATTTGTACCAGAAAGGTCAGGAAGAATCACCGGTGAACGTCGGAGACCAGATCTTTTTAACGATGATGAATCTTACGATGAATATGTTATGGGGAGGTTCGGTGAAAGCTGAGGAAATGGAGAGTGTTGGAACAGAGTTTAAAGGAGTTATTTCTGAAATAACTAGGCTTTTGGGAGAGCCtaatgtttctgattttttccCAATGCTAGCTAGATTCGATCTTCAAGGTCTTGTGAAGAAGATGCATGTGTGTGCTCAAGAACTCGATGCGATACTTGATCGAGCCATTGAGCAGATGCAACGACTAAGAAGTAgggatggtgatgatggtgaatgTAAAGACTTTTTGCAACATTTGATGAAGTTAAAGGAACAAGAAGCTGACACGGAGGTTCCCATTACTGTTAACCATGTCAAAGCCGTACTCATG gaTATGGTAGTTGGCGGTACAGATACATCAACGAACACAATCGAGTTTGCGATGGCCGAACTAATAAGAAAGCCAGAGTTGATGAAGAGAGCGCAACAAGAGCTAGACGAAGTTGTAGGCAACAACAACATAGTTGAAGAATCACACATCGCTAGACTTCCTTACATAGTAGCCATTATGAAAGAAACACTTAGACTTTATCCAACCATTCCTTTGCTTGTCCCTCATCGTCCAACTGAAACCGCGGTTGTGGGAGGCTACACCATCCCTAAAAACACTAAGATCTTCATCAACGCTTGGTGTATTCAGAGAGACCCAAATGTGTGGAAGAATCCAACTGAGTTTCGTCCCGAGAGGTTTCTTGATGATAAGTCTTGTGATTTCAATGGAACTGATTATAGGTTTCTTCCATTTGGATCTGGAAGGAGAATTTGTGCGGGTATAGCACTTGCCGAGCGGATGGTTTTGTACACTCTTGCAACGCTACTGCATTCTTTCGAATGGAAAATTCCGGAAGGTCACGTGTTGGATTTGGAAGAGAAGTTTGGGATTGTCTTAAAGCTCAAGACACCTCTTGTTGCCTTGCCCGTTCCGAGGTTGTCCAATTCGAATCTTTATTTGTAA
- the LOC104718247 gene encoding flavonoid 3'-monooxygenase-like isoform X5, with amino-acid sequence MSPISTLFTDNTILMNVKPYAILVLIATLSILWYRFKRSPHPPLPPGPRGLPIVGNLPFLDPNLHTYFTNLAQSHGPIYKLNLGSKLTVVVNTPALAREILKDQDINFSNHDVPLTARTLTYGGLDLVWLPYGAEWRMLRKVCVLKLLSRKTLDSFYELRRKEIRERTRYLYQKGQEESPVNVGDQIFLTMMNLTMNMLWGGSVKAEEMESSVGTEFKGVISEITRLLGEPNVSDFFPMLARFDLQGLVKKMHVCAQELDAILDRAIEQMQRLRSRDGDDGECKDFLQHLMKLKEQEADTEVPITVNHVKAVLMDMVVGGTDTSTNTIEFAMAELIRKPELMKRAQQELDEVVGNNNIVEESHIARLPYIVAIMKETLRLYPTIPLLVPHRPTETAVVGGYTIPKNTKIFINAWCIQRDPNVWKNPTEFRPERFLDDKSCDFNGTDYRFLPFGSGRRICAGIALAERMVLYTLATLLHSFEWKIPEGHVLDLEEKFGIVLKLKTPLVALPVPRLSNSNLYL; translated from the exons ATGTCTCCTATTTCAACTCTCTTCACCGACAACACAATATTGATGAATGTCAAACCTTACGCAATTCTCGTTCTCATCGCTACCTTATCGATTCTGTGGTACCGCTTCAAACGCTCTCCCCATCCGCCTCTACCACCTGGACCGCGAGGGCTACCTATCGTCGGGAACCTTCCGTTTCTTGACCCGAATCTTCACACCTACTTCACAAACCTTGCTCAAAGTCACGGTCCAATCTACAAACTCAATCTTGGTTCAAAACTAACCGTCGTGGTCAACACTCCAGCACTAGCTCGAGAGATCTTGAAAGACCAGGACATCAATTTCTCAAACCATGACGTCCCTCTCACGGCCCGAACCCTTACTTATGGCGGTCTCGACCTTGTTTGGTTACCATACGGTGCCGAATGGAGAATGCTTAGAAAGGTTTGTgttctcaagcttcttagccgCAAAACTTTGGATTCTTTCTACGAGCTCCGACGCAAAGAAATCCGGGAAAGAACGAGGTATTTGTACCAGAAAGGTCAGGAAGAATCACCGGTGAACGTCGGAGACCAGATCTTTTTAACGATGATGAATCTTACGATGAATATGTTATGGGGAGGTTCGGTGAAAGCTGAGGAAATGGAGAGT AGTGTTGGAACAGAGTTTAAAGGAGTTATTTCTGAAATAACTAGGCTTTTGGGAGAGCCtaatgtttctgattttttccCAATGCTAGCTAGATTCGATCTTCAAGGTCTTGTGAAGAAGATGCATGTGTGTGCTCAAGAACTCGATGCGATACTTGATCGAGCCATTGAGCAGATGCAACGACTAAGAAGTAgggatggtgatgatggtgaatgTAAAGACTTTTTGCAACATTTGATGAAGTTAAAGGAACAAGAAGCTGACACGGAGGTTCCCATTACTGTTAACCATGTCAAAGCCGTACTCATG gaTATGGTAGTTGGCGGTACAGATACATCAACGAACACAATCGAGTTTGCGATGGCCGAACTAATAAGAAAGCCAGAGTTGATGAAGAGAGCGCAACAAGAGCTAGACGAAGTTGTAGGCAACAACAACATAGTTGAAGAATCACACATCGCTAGACTTCCTTACATAGTAGCCATTATGAAAGAAACACTTAGACTTTATCCAACCATTCCTTTGCTTGTCCCTCATCGTCCAACTGAAACCGCGGTTGTGGGAGGCTACACCATCCCTAAAAACACTAAGATCTTCATCAACGCTTGGTGTATTCAGAGAGACCCAAATGTGTGGAAGAATCCAACTGAGTTTCGTCCCGAGAGGTTTCTTGATGATAAGTCTTGTGATTTCAATGGAACTGATTATAGGTTTCTTCCATTTGGATCTGGAAGGAGAATTTGTGCGGGTATAGCACTTGCCGAGCGGATGGTTTTGTACACTCTTGCAACGCTACTGCATTCTTTCGAATGGAAAATTCCGGAAGGTCACGTGTTGGATTTGGAAGAGAAGTTTGGGATTGTCTTAAAGCTCAAGACACCTCTTGTTGCCTTGCCCGTTCCGAGGTTGTCCAATTCGAATCTTTATTTGTAA
- the LOC104718247 gene encoding 3,9-dihydroxypterocarpan 6A-monooxygenase-like isoform X3, whose protein sequence is MSPISTLFTDNTILMNVKPYAILVLIATLSILWYRFKRSPHPPLPPGPRGLPIVGNLPFLDPNLHTYFTNLAQSHGPIYKLNLGSKLTVVVNTPALAREILKDQDINFSNHDVPLTARTLTYGGLDLVWLPYGAEWRILRKVCVLKLLSRKTLDSFYELRRKEIRERTRYLYQKGQEESPVNVGDQIFLTMMNLTMNMLWGGSVKAEEMESVGTEFKGVISEITRLLGEPNVSDFFPMLARFDLQGLVKKMHVCAQELDAILDRAIEQMQRLRSRDGDDGECKDFLQHLMKLKEQEADTEVPITVNHVKAVLMDMVVGGTDTSTNTIEFAMAELIRKPELMKRAQQELDEVVGNNNIVEESHIARLPYIVAIMKETLRLYPTIPLLVPHRPTETAVVGGYTIPKNTKIFINAWCIQRDPNVWKNPTEFRPERFLDDKSCDFNGTDYRFLPFGSGRRICAGIALAERMVLYTLATLLHSFEWKIPEGHVLDLEEKFGIVLKLKTPLVALPVPRLSNSNLYL, encoded by the exons ATGTCTCCTATTTCAACTCTCTTCACCGACAACACAATATTGATGAATGTCAAACCTTACGCAATTCTCGTTCTCATCGCTACCTTATCGATTCTGTGGTACCGCTTCAAACGCTCTCCCCATCCGCCTCTACCACCTGGACCGCGAGGGCTACCTATCGTCGGGAACCTTCCGTTTCTTGACCCGAATCTTCACACCTACTTCACAAACCTTGCTCAAAGTCACGGTCCAATCTACAAACTCAATCTTGGTTCAAAACTAACCGTCGTGGTCAACACTCCAGCACTAGCTCGAGAGATCTTGAAAGACCAGGACATCAATTTCTCAAACCATGACGTCCCTCTCACGGCCCGAACCCTTACTTATGGCGGTCTCGACCTTGTTTG GTTACCATACGGAGCCGAATGGAGAATTCTTAGAAAGGTTTGTgttctcaagcttcttagccgCAAAACTTTGGATTCTTTCTACGAGCTCCGACGCAAAGAAATCCGGGAAAGAACGAGGTATTTGTACCAGAAAGGTCAGGAAGAATCACCGGTGAACGTCGGAGACCAGATCTTTTTAACGATGATGAATCTTACGATGAATATGTTATGGGGAGGTTCGGTGAAAGCTGAGGAAATGGAGAGTGTTGGAACAGAGTTTAAAGGAGTTATTTCTGAAATAACTAGGCTTTTGGGAGAGCCtaatgtttctgattttttccCAATGCTAGCTAGATTCGATCTTCAAGGTCTTGTGAAGAAGATGCATGTGTGTGCTCAAGAACTCGATGCGATACTTGATCGAGCCATTGAGCAGATGCAACGACTAAGAAGTAgggatggtgatgatggtgaatgTAAAGACTTTTTGCAACATTTGATGAAGTTAAAGGAACAAGAAGCTGACACGGAGGTTCCCATTACTGTTAACCATGTCAAAGCCGTACTCATG gaTATGGTAGTTGGCGGTACAGATACATCAACGAACACAATCGAGTTTGCGATGGCCGAACTAATAAGAAAGCCAGAGTTGATGAAGAGAGCGCAACAAGAGCTAGACGAAGTTGTAGGCAACAACAACATAGTTGAAGAATCACACATCGCTAGACTTCCTTACATAGTAGCCATTATGAAAGAAACACTTAGACTTTATCCAACCATTCCTTTGCTTGTCCCTCATCGTCCAACTGAAACCGCGGTTGTGGGAGGCTACACCATCCCTAAAAACACTAAGATCTTCATCAACGCTTGGTGTATTCAGAGAGACCCAAATGTGTGGAAGAATCCAACTGAGTTTCGTCCCGAGAG GTTTCTTGATGATAAGTCTTGTGATTTCAATGGAACTGATTATAGGTTTCTTCCATTTGGATCTGGAAGGAGAATTTGTGCGGGTATAGCACTTGCCGAGCGGATGGTTTTGTACACTCTTGCAACGCTACTGCATTCTTTCGAATGGAAAATTCCGGAAGGTCACGTGTTGGATTTGGAAGAGAAGTTTGGGATTGTCTTAAAGCTCAAGACACCTCTTGTTGCCTTGCCCGTTCCGAGGTTGTCCAATTCGAATCTTTATTTGTAA
- the LOC104718265 gene encoding flavonoid 3'-monooxygenase-like, which yields MLRKFCVLKLLNRKTLDSFYELRRKAMRERTRYLYQKGQEESPVNVGDQIFMTVINLTMNMLWGGSVKAEEMESVGIKFKGIISETIRLLGVANVSDFFPLLARFDLQGLVKKMHVCAREVDAILDRAIEQMQELRSEDGNDGECKDFLQHLMKLKEQEPDSEVPVTLNHVKAVLVDMVVGGTDTTTSTIEFAMAELIRNPELMKRAQQELDDVVGKDNIVEESHITKLPYVVAIMKETLRLYPTVPLLVPHLPTETSVVGGYTIPKNTKTFINVWSIQRDPQVWDNPTEFRPERFLDNKSCDFTGTDYRFLPFGSGRRICVGVALAERVVLYTLATLLHSFDWNIPEGQVLDLEKKFGIALKLKTPLIALPVPRLYNSNLYL from the exons ATGCTTAGAAAATTTTGCGTTCTCAAGCTTCTTAACCGCAAAACTTTGGATTCTTTCTACGAGCTCCGACGCAAAGCAATGCGGGAAAGAACGAGATACTTGTACCAGAAAGGTCAAGAAGAATCACCGGTAAACGTCGGAGACCAGATCTTTATGACGGTGATTAATCTTACGATGAATATGTTATGGGGAGGTTCGGTGAAAGCTGAGGAAATGGAGAGTGTTGGAATAAAGTTTAAAGGAATTATATCCGAAACAATTAGGCTTTTGGGAGTGGCTAACGTTTCTGATTTTTTCCCATTGCTAGCTAGATTTGATCTTCAAGGACTTGTGAAGAAGATGCATGTGTGTGCTCGAGAGGTTGATGCGATACTTGATCGAGCCATCGAACAGATGCAAGAACTAAGAAGTGAGGATGGTAATGATGGTGAATGTAAAGACTTTTTGCAACATTTGATGAAGTTAAAGGAGCAAGAACCTGACTCGGAGGTTCCTGTTACACTTAACCATGTCAAAGCAGTACTCGTG gaTATGGTAGTTGGTGGTACAGATACTACAACCAGCACGATAGAGTTTGCGATGGCCGAACTAATAAGAAACCCAGAGTTGATGAAGAGAGCGCAACAAGAGCTAGACGATGTTGTAGGCAAAGATAACATTGTTGAAGAATCACACATCACCAAACTGCCTTACGTAGTAGCCATTATGAAAGAAACACTTAGACTTTATCCAACCGTTCCTTTGCTAGTCCCTCATCTTCCAACTGAAACCTCGGTTGTGGGAGGCTACACCATCCCTAAGAATACTAAGACCTTCATCAACGTTTGGTCTATTCAGAGAGACCCACAAGTGTGGGATAATCCGACTGAGTTTCGTCCTGAGAGGTTTCTTGATAATAAGTCTTGTGATTTTACTGGAACAGATTATAGGTTTCTTCCATTTGGATCTGGAAGGAGAATTTGCGTCGGTGTAGCACTCGCTGAGAGGGTGGTTTTGTACACTCTTGCAACACTGTTACATTCGTTCGACTGGAATATTCCCGAAGGTCAGGTGTTGGATTTGGAAAAGAAGTTTGGGATTGCCTTGAAGCTGAAGACGCCTCTTATCGCCCTGCCCGTCCCGAGATTGTATAATTCAAATCTTTATTTGTAA
- the LOC104718247 gene encoding 3,9-dihydroxypterocarpan 6A-monooxygenase-like isoform X1 translates to MSPISTLFTDNTILMNVKPYAILVLIATLSILWYRFKRSPHPPLPPGPRGLPIVGNLPFLDPNLHTYFTNLAQSHGPIYKLNLGSKLTVVVNTPALAREILKDQDINFSNHDVPLTARTLTYGGLDLVWLPYGAEWRILRKVCVLKLLSRKTLDSFYELRRKEIRERTRYLYQKGQEESPVNVGDQIFLTMMNLTMNMLWGGSVKAEEMESVGTEFKGVISEITRLLGEPNVSDFFPMLARFDLQGLVKKMHVCAQELDAILDRAIEQMQRLRSRDGDDGECKDFLQHLMKLKEQEADTEVPITVNHVKAVLMDMVVGGTDTSTNTIEFAMAELIRKPELMKRAQQELDEVVGNNNIVEESHIARLPYIVAIMKETLRLYPTIPLLVPHRPTETAVVGGYTIPKNTKIFINAWCIQRDPNVWKNPTEFRPERFLDDKSCDFNGTDYRFLPFGSGRRICAGIALAERMVLYTLATLLHSFEWKIPEGHVLDLEEKFGIVLKLKTPLVALPVPRLSNSNLYL, encoded by the exons ATGTCTCCTATTTCAACTCTCTTCACCGACAACACAATATTGATGAATGTCAAACCTTACGCAATTCTCGTTCTCATCGCTACCTTATCGATTCTGTGGTACCGCTTCAAACGCTCTCCCCATCCGCCTCTACCACCTGGACCGCGAGGGCTACCTATCGTCGGGAACCTTCCGTTTCTTGACCCGAATCTTCACACCTACTTCACAAACCTTGCTCAAAGTCACGGTCCAATCTACAAACTCAATCTTGGTTCAAAACTAACCGTCGTGGTCAACACTCCAGCACTAGCTCGAGAGATCTTGAAAGACCAGGACATCAATTTCTCAAACCATGACGTCCCTCTCACGGCCCGAACCCTTACTTATGGCGGTCTCGACCTTGTTTG GTTACCATACGGAGCCGAATGGAGAATTCTTAGAAAGGTTTGTgttctcaagcttcttagccgCAAAACTTTGGATTCTTTCTACGAGCTCCGACGCAAAGAAATCCGGGAAAGAACGAGGTATTTGTACCAGAAAGGTCAGGAAGAATCACCGGTGAACGTCGGAGACCAGATCTTTTTAACGATGATGAATCTTACGATGAATATGTTATGGGGAGGTTCGGTGAAAGCTGAGGAAATGGAGAGTGTTGGAACAGAGTTTAAAGGAGTTATTTCTGAAATAACTAGGCTTTTGGGAGAGCCtaatgtttctgattttttccCAATGCTAGCTAGATTCGATCTTCAAGGTCTTGTGAAGAAGATGCATGTGTGTGCTCAAGAACTCGATGCGATACTTGATCGAGCCATTGAGCAGATGCAACGACTAAGAAGTAgggatggtgatgatggtgaatgTAAAGACTTTTTGCAACATTTGATGAAGTTAAAGGAACAAGAAGCTGACACGGAGGTTCCCATTACTGTTAACCATGTCAAAGCCGTACTCATG gaTATGGTAGTTGGCGGTACAGATACATCAACGAACACAATCGAGTTTGCGATGGCCGAACTAATAAGAAAGCCAGAGTTGATGAAGAGAGCGCAACAAGAGCTAGACGAAGTTGTAGGCAACAACAACATAGTTGAAGAATCACACATCGCTAGACTTCCTTACATAGTAGCCATTATGAAAGAAACACTTAGACTTTATCCAACCATTCCTTTGCTTGTCCCTCATCGTCCAACTGAAACCGCGGTTGTGGGAGGCTACACCATCCCTAAAAACACTAAGATCTTCATCAACGCTTGGTGTATTCAGAGAGACCCAAATGTGTGGAAGAATCCAACTGAGTTTCGTCCCGAGAGGTTTCTTGATGATAAGTCTTGTGATTTCAATGGAACTGATTATAGGTTTCTTCCATTTGGATCTGGAAGGAGAATTTGTGCGGGTATAGCACTTGCCGAGCGGATGGTTTTGTACACTCTTGCAACGCTACTGCATTCTTTCGAATGGAAAATTCCGGAAGGTCACGTGTTGGATTTGGAAGAGAAGTTTGGGATTGTCTTAAAGCTCAAGACACCTCTTGTTGCCTTGCCCGTTCCGAGGTTGTCCAATTCGAATCTTTATTTGTAA
- the LOC104748853 gene encoding vegetative storage protein 1-like, with translation MKILLLSLLLFLAATVSHSRPSEPVPRLIELFTSTKIVENEAEFLEKQRLSISYPNCRSWHLGVETSNIINFKTVPANCKDYVEDYLTTSQQYRYDSKTVCKEAYFYAKGFVLKNDTYNVWIFDLDENLLSNVPFYAKYGYGTEKHEPETFRKWLEAGEAPVLPETLHLYQNILELGISPVLLTQRFQDLEEVTLKNLKAVGFPYWRHVFFKPTSSSKEIANFKSEERKNLETNGHTIIGNIGDQWADLAKDSPGRRTFKLPNPLYYKV, from the exons atgaaaattctcTTACTCTCACTTCTCTTGTTCTTGGCCGCTACGGTCTCCCACAGCCGGCCTTCAGAACCCGTTCCTAGGCTCATCGAGCTCTTCACATCAACAAAAATCGTTGAGAATGAAGCCGAGTTCTTAGAGAAACAACGACTCTCCATCAGCTACCCCAACTGCAGAAGCTGGCACCTTGGTGTTGAGACCTCTAACATCATAAACTTCAAGACGGTGCCCGCAAATTGCAAAGACTATGTTGAAGACTACTTGACAACTTCCCAACAGTACCGTTACGACTCTAAAACGGTGTGCAAAGAGGCTTATTTCTACGCTAAAGGCTTTGTCCTAAAGAATGACACCTACAATGTTTGGATCTTTGACTTAGACGAGAACCTCCTCTCTAATGTTCCCTTTTACGCCAAATATGGATACGG AACAGAGAAGCATGAACCGGAGACGTTCAGGAAGTGGTTGGAGGCCGGAGAAGCTCCTGTCCTCCCAGAGACCTTGCATCTTTACCAAAACATCCTTGAACTCGGGATTAGCCCCGTCTTACTCACTCAACGATTCCAAGATTTGGAGGAAGTCACTCTAAAGAATCTCAAAGCTGTTGGATTCCCCTACTGGAGGCATGTCTTTTTCAA GCCAACAAGCTCGAGCAAGGAGATAGCGAACTTCAAGTCAGAGGAGAGAAAGAATCTGGAGACGAATGGCCACACTATCATTGGGAACATTGGAGATCAATGGGCTGATTTGGCTAAGGACAGCCCTGGGAGAAGGACTTTTAAGCTCCCTAATCCACTCTACTACAAGGTCTAA